In gamma proteobacterium HIMB55, the genomic stretch AGCACATCGTCATTTCTTGCGAGATAACATTGAGGAATTTGTCGCAGAGACCGGATCTTCATGGGGTCAGCATATCCTCGACAATTTCGCCGATTATGTTGGGAAGTTTTGGTTAGTGAAGCCGAAGGCCGCCGACTTTAATCAGTTGGTAGCCCGATTCCGCTACACAGATTGAGAGTTGTAATATGACTGAGCGATTAGCGAATCCATTTCAGTTTCTCGATGTAGAGCGTCAAGATCCAAATAAGCGCTCCATGGAGTCACGAACTGAAGAGTTTGTTGAGATCTACGATCCGTTTACGGAAGAGACGGCGGCAGAGCAGTCCCATCGTTGCTTAGAGTGCGGGAACCCTTACTGTGAGTGGAAATGCCCTGTTCACAACCTCATTCCTAACTGGCTCAAGTTGCTGTCAGAGGGGCGACTATTCGAGGCGGCTGAACTAAGCCATCAAACCAATACGCTCCCAGAGGTATGCGGTCGTGTTTGTCCACAGGATCGTCTGTGCGAAGGCGCTTGTACGCTGCATGACGGTTTTGGTGCAGTCACTATTGGTAACGCCGAGAAATACATCACTGATACTGCGCTTGCCATGGGCTGGCGTCCTGATTTGAGTGACGTTATTCCGACGGGTAAACGTGTGGCTATTGTGGGTGCGGGACCTGCGGGTTTGGGGTGTGCAGATATCCTGGCGAGAAACGGTGTGCAGCCTGTTGTCTTTGATCGCTACCCTGAAATTGGTGGCTTGCTGACCTTTGGTATTCCACAGTTCAAGCTAGAAAAACAGGTTATGGAGCGACGCCGAGAAGTCTTTGAAGGCATGGGTATTGAGTTCCGCTTAAATACTGAAATTGGTGTCGACATCGATGCAGATGACCTTCTAGAAGAGTTCGATGCAGTTTTCCTCGGGATGGGGACCTACAAAGCGATGCAGGGCGGATTTGCGGGCGAAGACCTTCCCGGTGTCCATAAGGCACTCGATTACTTGATCGGAAACGTCAATGAAAAGATGGGTTATGCTCAATCTCCTGAAAAGTTTATCGATCTCAAAGGCAAGACAGTTGTCGTTTTGGGCGGCGGTGATACGGCCATGGACTGCGTTCGTACAGCCGTTCGCCAGCAGGCCGAGCAGGTTTTCTGTGTGTACCGCCGAGATGAAGAGAACATGCCTGGCTCGCGTCGTGAGGTTCAGAATGCGCGCGAAGAGGGCGTTAAATTCCTTTTCAACCGACAGCCTATCAGCGTAGTCGACTATTTCGGCGAAGCGGGTGGCGTAAAGGTAGTCGAGACCCGGTTGGGTGAGCCTGGGCCCGACGGTCGACGACGCCCTGAGCACATCGAAGGTTCAGAGCAAGTCCTCGAGGCTGACGCTGTCATCATGGCGTTCGGTTTCCAACCCAGCCCGACAGATTGGATGGCGGACATGGAAATCGCGCTAAATGACTGGCAGGGAGTCATCGCTCCTGAGCACCAGATGTTCAAGTTTCAAACATCAAATCCCAAAGTCTTTGCTGGTGGTGATATGGTACGCGGTTCTGACCTCGTGGTTACCGCCATTTGGGAAGGAAGGCAGGCCGCTGAAGGTATCTTGGATTACCTAGCGGTCTAAACATAAAAAGATCAGAGCGAGTTGCACATAGAGGCGGCCGCTCGGGGGATCCTGCCGCCATGGCAACACTGCAAAATGATAGATTTTTGCGGGCGCTTTTACGTGAGCCCGTAGACCGAACCCCGCTTTGGATGATGCGACAAGCGGGACGTTACCTACCAGAATACCGCGCCACACGAGCACAAGCTGGTAGCTTCATGGGGCTTTGTACCCAGCCTGAGCTGGCATGCGAAGTCACCATGCAGCCGCTTCGACGCTACGATATGGACGCTGCTATTCTTTTTTCCGATATTTTGACCATTCCTGATGCGATGGGCTTGGGCCTTTACTTCACTGAAGGCGAGGGACCTAGATTTGAGCGACCACTGTCTTCGGAGGCGGATATCGCTGCGCTTGAGCCGAACAAGGCAAGGGATGAGCTAGGTTACGTAATGGATGCAGTTGCCCTCATACGTAAGGAATTAAATGGCAAGGTGCCGCTGATTGGTTTCTCTGGATCTCCTTGGACACTCGCCACCTACATGGTGGAGGGCGGATCGTCTAAAGATTTCGCAAAGACTAAATCGCTAGCCTTTAACAACCCTGCAGCGATGCATCAGTTGCTCGATAAGCTGGCTGATGCGGTAGCGGTGTACCTGAAAACTCAGGTAGAGCAGGGAGCACAAGCTTTGCAAATCTTTGATACCTGGGGTGGTTCCTTGAGTCACGAGGCCTATCAAGAGTTCTCGCTACGTTATATGCAAGCTGTGATTGAGCGACTGCCTCGTGAGGCTGACGGTCGGCGTGTACCGATCATTGTATTCACCAAGGGTGGTGGACAATGGTTAGAGCAAATTGCAGATTGTGGTGCAGATGCCGTGGGACTTGACTGGACGACCGACATCGGCAGTGCACGAGCGCGAGTGGGCGACAAAGTGGCGCTCCAAGGGAATATGGATCCGGCCATGCTTAATGCTAATCCTGAGCGAATCCGCGAAGAGGTTGCCAAAATACTCGCGGGTTATGGCAATGGCACGGGCCACGTGTTCAACCTTGGACACGGAATCACGCCCGGAATTGACCCTGAGTGCGTTGGTGCCATGGTTGATGCAGTGATCGAGCTCTCGCCCGCTTACCACTCGTAATCGGTTAGCTCGTGATTCATGTTGAGCGCGGGGAGATCTGAATCTGGTCTCCCCACTACCTTGGCGGGCACACCTGCAACGGTTGTATGCGCAGGCACATCTTTGAGTACTACGCTGCCGGCTCCGACTTTAGCGCCGTCGCCAACGTGGATATTCCCTAAGATCTTTGCGCCTGCACTGATCAGCACACCGTCACCGATTTTTGGATGTCGGTCACCGTGCTCCTTACCGGTTCCGCCCAATGTGACACTCTGCAGTATGGAAACCTTGTTACCAACGACGGCGGTCTCGCCCACCACCAGACCTGTGGCGTGATCGAGCATGATTCCGCTGCCGAATTGTGCAGCAGGGTGAATATCGACACCAAACTTCATCGACGCACGGCTTTGCATAAGCAGTGCCAACGATTTGCGATTTTGATGCCACAACCAATTCGCAACTCGGTGTAGTTGGAGTGCATGGAAGCCTTTGAAAAACAAAAGCGGCAGGTGAAGGGACTCACAAGCTGAGTCTCGCTCAATGACCGCAAGAAGGTCAGCACGCATGGCGCCTCGAATATCGTCGTTGGTAGTAAATGCCTCGGAGATCACATTGCAGAGCACGCGCGCTGGAACAGTTGCACAATCGACTTGGTGACCTAGTTGAGAACTCAGCGCGCTTTCAAGACTCGAGTGACTCAAAACCGAAGCGTTTAAAAAATCTGCCATCATCGGCTCATTGCGCACGAGGTCTTTAACTTCACCGCATATTTGGAGCCAGACTGGATCCTGCGCGTGTTCTTCTTTTGTGTTGGGCAGTGCTTGAAGTGCCATTTTGATCTCCGTCAACTTGTGAGCAACAGTACCTTAGTCGTGCGGATGTTCTCCAGCAGCTTCGACCAAAATCGCCTCGCATTGCCACAGATTCTCACTATTCGCGCTGTACTTTCGCTCAAAAAGGGTGAGCGGATCAGTCGGTTTAATCTCGGAGACTTCGCTCCGATAATCAAGGAGCGCCATACCTACCGAAAACTCCCTCACGTAGGTCAACCAGTTGCTGCGAAGTGTCACCATGCCACCCAAGGCTCTGAGTAGCGGGAACGCTGGATGCCCGTGGATACGTCGTTTTAAATGCGACTTTTTGGGCCATGGATTGGGATAAAGCAAATAGTGTCGATGGCAGCGTATGCCCGCCTGCGCCAATACCGCCCATGTATGTTCGCAACTCGCCCTGATCAAGTGGTAGTTGTCGGTGTTGCCCGGCACATGTCTTGAGAGCCTATCTTCTGACTTGTCGATACCTATCACCAGGGCCTCGGGATACAAGCCTGCGAGCTTTGCGGTACTCATTCCTGTCCCGCAAAATGAATCCAAGATGAGAGGGCCAGTGTGCGAGTTCACCAGAGAGATAATCTTTTCGGCGGCGACACGCGTGTGTTCAGGTATGGGCTCTTGCCAAGTGCTCTGTAGGTGCTTCTTAACGGTTATCAAGAGGTCTTCATGGATATCACTCTGCTTGGAGTGAACACTTGATATGGATTCATGCTTCATTTCTTGGGCCACCGCAGTCTATAACTGTCATACCAATTGATGTCACTCCACGGTGCTGACATGATGGCCGCTGATTTTCAGGGGTAAGGGCCATCATGAGGCGAGATTTGCGGCCGTTTTGGGTCAAGCGTCTATACCTTCGTATTCGAGCGTTGTGGATATGGTGGTTCTTAGCGCCTAGGTGTGAGGCCCTTGGTCCGCACGCTACCATCATGTCTCCTTGGTTCGTCATCATATCAGGCCCCAATATACGAATTGGACATTCGTTTACAGCGATTGGCGAGATGCACCATCCAGTGCAGATTGGCGTGTGGGGTCGTAACTTCGGTGAAGGCCGTGTTGAGATTGGTGATGCTTGTTTGATGAGCCCCGGAGCAAGGATCTCTGCGAGCGACGAAATTGTGCTCGGCAACGGCTGCATGATGGCTCATGGTAGCTACATCACAGACTCCGACTGGCATGGGCTCTACGATCGAGTGAATCGCGATGAAACAGCTAAACCCGTCCGGCTCGGTAACAACGTCTGGCTTGGAGACCGCTCTACTGTTCTTAAGGGTGTTACGATCGGTGATAACAGCATTGTTGCGGCCAGTTCGGTAGTCACCAAGGACGTGCCAGCGAATGTTATCGTCGCAGGCAACCCTGCGGTCATCGTGCGCGAACTCGACGAGTCGGCGGAGAGGTATACCCGTGAAGATATGTTTCGTGACCCTGCTGAAACCATGGCGTATTTCCGTTCGCTCGATGAAACTCTTCTGGCAGAGAACACAACTTGGCGATGGCTGCTGAGTGCTATTTTTCCGCGATTTCGTCGAGAGCAATAGATGTGGTTTGCGCGACCGCGACCGTGAATCCATTAATTGACCTCGCGCCAGCGCTTCTCAATGCGCCTGCAGCCGCATTCAGAGTTGAACCACTGGTTACCACATCGTCGAGAAGAAGAATCTTTTTTCCGAACACACTTTCTGTCGCTTGGAAATGATCTGAGCTGATGTGCCGCTCATCGAGGCGTTTTAAGTGCTGGTAGGGCATCCTTTTCGAGGCTTTGAGCGTGGATAGCGGTCTGTCGACTACACCTTTTTTGGCCAGTGCATTCGCGAGCAGCCAGACCGGATCGAAGCCTCGAGTGAGTCGCCGCTGCCAATGACTCGGTATCACTGTGACGAGATCGTGATCAGGCATCGAGAACTTTCCCCTGGCAGCAAGCTCAGCAACAAGTTCAGCAATGTAGTTGGTGAGTTCTATCATCCCTTGATACTTCCAGCGGGTGATGAGGTCAGGCACAGCGCCTTGATAATTAAAGGCTGAGACCACCGTGTCGAGCGCGCCTAAGTCTTTGCTTTGGCGTTGTTGTTCGGTGTGTCTTGAGAGCGTTCTGTTGGCAAACCCCGATCGCTGAGACCGAGCAACACTGCTCCCGCTCAAACCGCCAGCGAAGCCCTCTCGCTCGGCAGATGCGATAGAGATCTTGCACGCGGAACATAGCCTGTCAGGCAGACGATGATGCTCGTCGCACAACGCACAGCGTGGTTGTAGGACAGTCGTTAATATCTTGGTGCCGTATGAGCGGACGAGACTGGATTGCATGGCGAGGAAATCATTGAGAGCGTTCCAAGTCACTGTCCTGTGTTCGTAATGCTGAGTAATGCCCAGAGGTGTCTAATGATGTTCGATGACCTGTTAAACTTACACTCGTTTGTAACTGTGAGCTCCAACTGAGTTTTTCTATTTCTTAGGGGTATGGGTTTTTCAGTGCCAGAAATCCTGACGCTAGTAAAAGTGCCAATACCTGTAATAGTGATAGCGCCGTACCTTGGATAAAAAAATGAGCGATGAAGTAGGGAAGGATTTGAACAAGAACGACCCAGTTTTGACACCTGAAGATCAGGCGAGGGTTGATCATTTTATTTCGACAGGTGTGAACTCTACTGACAAAAAGCCCTTTCGCCCTATTCTGCTAGTCGTACTTTTGGTCTCCGTAGTGACAGGCTTCTCTCTGTTGAGTCAGTTGCTCGCGCGGATGGCGGGCGTGTACTGATCGCAAATTCCGGAAGTATATATGGCTGCCGGCTACAGCGGGTTAGCTGCGAGGCTCTTATTGTCGCGTTTTGCCGCAATGTGGCAGTGTGTTGCGAGCGTCTGTTTCGCTCACGTATGTGAAAACATTTTGAGTGTGCTCAGCCTCGCTTGAGGCGTCGCTCCTCAAAAATCAAAATCAACATCAGGCCCAGAAGCACAAGTAAATTCAGCGAGTAAGAACCAATAACCATCAGTCTGTCGTCAGGAAGTGTACGCCACTGCCGAATGATGCCGCTGAAGATGAAGTACGTTTGCACCCAGGCAATTACTGTAAACACGCGCTCGAGCTGCCAGTTGAAATTGATGGAAATCGTGCCGATTGTTACGAGAACAAATGCGATCAAGAAGCGTATTTGGTGTATTTGATAATCGGCAGCTTCACCGGTTACGGCTGCCGCCATGTATGGCTTAAGGAGACCTGAAAACCACCCCATCAGGTAAGTCAGGGTAAGGAACATCAAGAGTAACCAAGCGTTTCTGAAGAGCTTGGATTTTTGACTTACCGTTTGGCGCACACCTTGAAGGCCAAAAATCGGCATGTCCCGCAACAATGCGTCTAACTCTTCCTGAGACGGTGCAGGATTATTTTCGGAGTTATTGCCATTTTTTCTTTGCATCACGCGGCCTCCGATTCGAATTGCTTAAAACAAATATAGGTGAGGCCAACTAGAAAGAGAGGGCGCATTATTACTGCCGCTTGTCCCAGAGGGTGCTCGGCAACAAATAAGACCGAGTCCAAGACCATGTAATCCTCAATAAACATGACCCATGCTAGAGCGGACAGCACGGCCAACGTCATTGCAGTGGAGGCTTTGCTCGCCATAAGCCAGCTGTAAACGGCAAGTCCTGCAATAACGATCCAAATACGGATGGCTGTAAGGTCTTGAAGCAATGCGACCGACGAGTTAGAGGATGGATCAACTTGGCCGGTTGCCGAAACGAGCGTGTACAAACCGATCAATAGGGCGGCGTACGAAAAACATACTATTTGAGCGATTATGTAGACCATTTTTTGCGCCGCCAAACACGATGTTGAGCACTATTTCGATGCACTGTCTACTAAAAGCGATGGCCGAGTCAATGCCATTTTATACGCCAAAAAATTGACGCCACTATTGGGTTTTTCGACTGGTCGGATGGCTCGCAGCAAGTCTCACATCGTCGCCTTCCTGCATGTCTTTTCGCCAAGGAGCACCGAGACATTTTTCCCTGTTCGGGCACTGTTCGGTGCAACCTCTGCAGGGGAGTGGACGGGGCTGGCTGTTTTGATTGCTCATGTGTACTTTGCTCAGCAGATCTTTTGGGGCGGTAAGGATTTTTAGTATAGCTTGGCCAGCATTCATGGGCGCCGTGCGTTGCATTTTTGCCCCAATTCTTCATCCTGCAATCGCACCTGACTTTCAAACAAGCAAGACGAGAGCTCCCAACTATGTGGCGTAAATGGTGGCGTAAATGGTGGCGTAAATGGCTGGATCGTTATCTAAGGCTAGAACTGATAGCGCTCATCATCATTTTTTTGATGGTCTTTGTTCTGCGTTAGCGTTGCTTACTTGCTCTCGAGCGCAGTTGTGCGAGACGCTCAGCCATAACGCTGTAGTCCACTTCTTGCGCCCAGCGCGTGGAGCGCTCGTCCTCTAGTTTTAGCGCTTCGCCAAACGGGCTGTCATAACCGTCATCAATGAGTGACTTGTACGCTGTGACCATTGCGGATTCTGATTCGGCAATTTGTTTGGCTATGGCGAGCGTCTCTGTCATCAGCTCGTCTGCTGGACATACTTTGTTAACCAGCCCAAGTCGGAGCGCATCTTGAGCGGAAACGAAGTTACCCGATAGGCTAAGCTCTTTTGCTCTGCCGAGACCAATCAGACGCGAGAGTTTTTGGGATAGCCCCCATCCAGGCAATATACCGACGCGAACATGGGTATCAGCGAATCGCGCGTGCTCACTTGCGTACAAAAAGTCGCAGCCTAGGGCCAGTTCGAATCCACCTGTGACAGCGGCGCCATTGACCGCGCCAATGATAGGTTTTTTACAGCTACGCATGGCTACTGATAGCGGCGACTCTGTTCCCAGTCCCTCGTCGGTTAATACACTGCTGTCATCATTCAGCTCTGCCAGGTCTACCCCGGCACAGAAGGCCTTGCCTGCGCCTGTAATAATAAGGACAGACGTCTCTTCAGAGGCGTCAGCCGTCGTTAAGGCGTCGATCAGTTCGAGACTGAGTGCGCGACTTAATGCATTGTTTGCCTCAGGTCTGTTAAGCGTTAGGACGCTCACGCTGTCTTTGGTTTCGAGGGTAATAAATTTGTAAGCCATTTCTTTATTTCCTTATCTCTTTATCTTTTTGACTCGGCTTCAAAGATTGATTGTCCTTCCTACTCACAGAGGTCTGTCAGTCATAGAAATCTGCCAGTTTTCATCCGAGCTTATTGGAAACAATAGATCAGCAAAAGTTGCGCTCGTAAATGGGTTCAGATTGCGTCTTGCATCGCAGGCGCCCATTGTTGTCCGTATCCCAAATTGCTTCTTCTTCTACAGCTAAAGCACCCGTTTGATCATATTCGTAGCTCATAGCGAAAAAGCCTGAAGCGGTGTTGCTTTTGGAAGGTATAGAGGGTGCTTGGGTGCTCCCAGTTTCGTTTGACCGAAGCAGCTCCATTTACTGCGCAACGTTATCACGAGGGTATCTCTGCGTATGCCCTCGCTGTAAATGCGGGCGCCGTGATTTCCCCACATCGCGATGGCATGGGATGCACCGCCAATAACGCTTGTTAGCCATAGATCGTTATCGGGCCCGACCGGGTCATCGCTTGTTGCGAGCGCCTGAGGGTATCGGCATCTCCGTGCATACAAATTAACCAAGGATATGCCGGCGAATCCCCAAGAGCGCGCGAAGTGTATGCATTTTCGGACGGTTGCATCATTCTTAGAGCCGTCAGCCGTTGATGGGTTGAGGCCGACGAAAACACAATCATCACCATTCTCCCAGCGGCGGCTGAGAAAGTATCGATAGCGACCGCAGTCAGAAAAGATGGCGCTTGATTCCATGTTGGTTTACGCGGTTAGGGGACTTTGTTCGTTGCGTTTGCGGCCGCTAGCTTTGCCTTAATGAAGTCTGAATGCGACACATATAACAGCTCGGAAACTTTGCGTATCGCAGCTTCTTCGTATTTATCGATGACACCATCGGCATAGGCAATATGCCAGAGCTGTTCGATGAGTGTGCATCGCTCTGACACGCTCATCTGAGTGCAGGCAAGTCTGGTAAATTCATATAGTCCAGCGGAGTTAGCTTTGTCATCACGAGCAGACGCAAGTAAGTCTTGTGAGGTGTGCGAACTTTCTCCTAGGTATTCAGTCAATCCCGCTATCAGGGCGCTTGTTTCTTCCTCGGTTTCTTCGAAGTCACTTTGAGCCACTTCCAACATGAGCACGGCGATAGCGCGACTGAGGCTGTCTGAGTTTTCAGCCGCCTCTGACGCTTGCGGAACCAGTCGTGCGAGCCATTTAAAGGCCATGCGCTCTCCTTAAGTTGTCGAAATCGGTAAAGTCTATATTCTGTTGGATCGTGTTTTTATCTTAGCAGGGCGTGAGTCACAGTCGTAATTGAACACAAACACCACCTATGAAGTTTTTCGAGCAATTGCCATCCAAGTCAGTCTTCTTACTACCAGTTGTTGCTTTGGTGGTAGGGCTTATTTCGGTGGACGCCGCTAATGACAGAGCGCAGACACTTTATGACGCACGTTTTCGGGAACGCCTAGAGGCGGACGCGTCGCTTAGAATAACGGTCCGTGACTTTGCCATTGAAGCGGCGGAACAGAACTTCAATGAACTGATCTCGACAATGAGCGCTCGCTCTTTTGCCGGCGTCGATATCCTCAATGATCCAGCGACTGAGACCTTGATTAACTCCTACGGCGAGCGACTGGCGTCGCAGTACATTCATCTCATCGTTGGCTCTGTGGCAGATGGCGGAAATGTATATGTGAAATATGCTTTTCCCCGCTCTGAACTAGAGGGTCGAGAAATATCCGACCATCCGCTGCTCGCTAGCTTTGACGTAGGATTGACGCCACCTTTTATCGATCAAATTGCCTATCGGGCCTCTCTAGATAACGACTTGTCGTATACGTCAGAGGGTGCCCTCGCCGTTAGACGAATGTTAGTAGCTATTCCAAATCTTGATGAGCAGTTGGTTTTTATCGTTAGGGCGAATGTTGCTGATATTCAGCGAGCTACGGATACATTC encodes the following:
- a CDS encoding NADPH-dependent glutamate synthase beta chain-like oxidoreductase (PFAM: Pyridine nucleotide-disulphide oxidoreductase~TIGRFAM: glutamate synthase small subunit family protein, proteobacterial); this encodes MTERLANPFQFLDVERQDPNKRSMESRTEEFVEIYDPFTEETAAEQSHRCLECGNPYCEWKCPVHNLIPNWLKLLSEGRLFEAAELSHQTNTLPEVCGRVCPQDRLCEGACTLHDGFGAVTIGNAEKYITDTALAMGWRPDLSDVIPTGKRVAIVGAGPAGLGCADILARNGVQPVVFDRYPEIGGLLTFGIPQFKLEKQVMERRREVFEGMGIEFRLNTEIGVDIDADDLLEEFDAVFLGMGTYKAMQGGFAGEDLPGVHKALDYLIGNVNEKMGYAQSPEKFIDLKGKTVVVLGGGDTAMDCVRTAVRQQAEQVFCVYRRDEENMPGSRREVQNAREEGVKFLFNRQPISVVDYFGEAGGVKVVETRLGEPGPDGRRRPEHIEGSEQVLEADAVIMAFGFQPSPTDWMADMEIALNDWQGVIAPEHQMFKFQTSNPKVFAGGDMVRGSDLVVTAIWEGRQAAEGILDYLAV
- a CDS encoding uroporphyrinogen decarboxylase (PFAM: Uroporphyrinogen decarboxylase (URO-D)~TIGRFAM: uroporphyrinogen decarboxylase), yielding MATLQNDRFLRALLREPVDRTPLWMMRQAGRYLPEYRATRAQAGSFMGLCTQPELACEVTMQPLRRYDMDAAILFSDILTIPDAMGLGLYFTEGEGPRFERPLSSEADIAALEPNKARDELGYVMDAVALIRKELNGKVPLIGFSGSPWTLATYMVEGGSSKDFAKTKSLAFNNPAAMHQLLDKLADAVAVYLKTQVEQGAQALQIFDTWGGSLSHEAYQEFSLRYMQAVIERLPREADGRRVPIIVFTKGGGQWLEQIADCGADAVGLDWTTDIGSARARVGDKVALQGNMDPAMLNANPERIREEVAKILAGYGNGTGHVFNLGHGITPGIDPECVGAMVDAVIELSPAYHS
- a CDS encoding serine O-acetyltransferase (PFAM: Serine acetyltransferase, N-terminal~TIGRFAM: serine O-acetyltransferase); translated protein: MALQALPNTKEEHAQDPVWLQICGEVKDLVRNEPMMADFLNASVLSHSSLESALSSQLGHQVDCATVPARVLCNVISEAFTTNDDIRGAMRADLLAVIERDSACESLHLPLLFFKGFHALQLHRVANWLWHQNRKSLALLMQSRASMKFGVDIHPAAQFGSGIMLDHATGLVVGETAVVGNKVSILQSVTLGGTGKEHGDRHPKIGDGVLISAGAKILGNIHVGDGAKVGAGSVVLKDVPAHTTVAGVPAKVVGRPDSDLPALNMNHELTDYEW
- a CDS encoding putative S-adenosylmethionine-dependent methyltransferase (PFAM: Putative methyltransferase), with the protein product MKHESISSVHSKQSDIHEDLLITVKKHLQSTWQEPIPEHTRVAAEKIISLVNSHTGPLILDSFCGTGMSTAKLAGLYPEALVIGIDKSEDRLSRHVPGNTDNYHLIRASCEHTWAVLAQAGIRCHRHYLLYPNPWPKKSHLKRRIHGHPAFPLLRALGGMVTLRSNWLTYVREFSVGMALLDYRSEVSEIKPTDPLTLFERKYSANSENLWQCEAILVEAAGEHPHD
- a CDS encoding acetyltransferase (isoleucine patch superfamily) produces the protein MRRDLRPFWVKRLYLRIRALWIWWFLAPRCEALGPHATIMSPWFVIISGPNIRIGHSFTAIGEMHHPVQIGVWGRNFGEGRVEIGDACLMSPGARISASDEIVLGNGCMMAHGSYITDSDWHGLYDRVNRDETAKPVRLGNNVWLGDRSTVLKGVTIGDNSIVAASSVVTKDVPANVIVAGNPAVIVRELDESAERYTREDMFRDPAETMAYFRSLDETLLAENTTWRWLLSAIFPRFRREQ
- a CDS encoding putative amidophosphoribosyltransferase (PFAM: Phosphoribosyl transferase domain~TIGRFAM: comF family protein), whose amino-acid sequence is MVSAFNYQGAVPDLITRWKYQGMIELTNYIAELVAELAARGKFSMPDHDLVTVIPSHWQRRLTRGFDPVWLLANALAKKGVVDRPLSTLKASKRMPYQHLKRLDERHISSDHFQATESVFGKKILLLDDVVTSGSTLNAAAGALRSAGARSINGFTVAVAQTTSIALDEIAEK
- a CDS encoding Protein of unknown function (DUF3094) (PFAM: Protein of unknown function (DUF3094)); the protein is MSDEVGKDLNKNDPVLTPEDQARVDHFISTGVNSTDKKPFRPILLVVLLVSVVTGFSLLSQLLARMAGVY
- a CDS encoding enoyl-CoA hydratase/carnithine racemase (PFAM: Enoyl-CoA hydratase/isomerase family), which translates into the protein MAYKFITLETKDSVSVLTLNRPEANNALSRALSLELIDALTTADASEETSVLIITGAGKAFCAGVDLAELNDDSSVLTDEGLGTESPLSVAMRSCKKPIIGAVNGAAVTGGFELALGCDFLYASEHARFADTHVRVGILPGWGLSQKLSRLIGLGRAKELSLSGNFVSAQDALRLGLVNKVCPADELMTETLAIAKQIAESESAMVTAYKSLIDDGYDSPFGEALKLEDERSTRWAQEVDYSVMAERLAQLRSRASKQR
- a CDS encoding hypothetical protein (PFAM: Protein of unknown function (DUF1643)), encoding MESSAIFSDCGRYRYFLSRRWENGDDCVFVGLNPSTADGSKNDATVRKCIHFARSWGFAGISLVNLYARRCRYPQALATSDDPVGPDNDLWLTSVIGGASHAIAMWGNHGARIYSEGIRRDTLVITLRSKWSCFGQTKLGAPKHPLYLPKATPLQAFSL
- a CDS encoding hypothetical protein (PFAM: Tellurite resistance protein TerB), which codes for MAFKWLARLVPQASEAAENSDSLSRAIAVLMLEVAQSDFEETEEETSALIAGLTEYLGESSHTSQDLLASARDDKANSAGLYEFTRLACTQMSVSERCTLIEQLWHIAYADGVIDKYEEAAIRKVSELLYVSHSDFIKAKLAAANATNKVP